Proteins co-encoded in one Gossypium arboreum isolate Shixiya-1 chromosome 11, ASM2569848v2, whole genome shotgun sequence genomic window:
- the LOC108450345 gene encoding uncharacterized protein LOC108450345 isoform X2, whose product MAGNGLPSLGRVKLTDLVPSEGVPSDSYKLSVSTLSQSFAQYSAAIIQFPASDGALLRSGLDSAHLYFQQKAAYPPEELIHTNDSREWCKTSGYYADPQLWQETYDYRPGLTPTDPINGMEFPPGGLPDIFSLLGKAARDVLDAISYYLNLRSSPFTEILDNVPLRSREISSSVLSVCCHARPSFPGAQHNNLTTPDDGQLIMVPDHEHQVDKSLISVVKSDKAGFHVRDFQGRWILLDGDLGPQEAVVYPGLALYQATAGYVNPALHRTETNNMSGNMYGKCSLVFKLMPKSMTSLSCSEMRAAGHGVEAQFQLPIPVDDFMQRSHPTDQLFNRNTFPSFSYPLAHEGSMKPLMRRRKNNTRCKPLPPSKRLRLEAQRVLKERVQEIADKKGIKLRFCNLKECENHIHALDSPCANIRMEIGWPHGVPFVHPHDLPNKAKIGFLEAYEPGWTATHDMDLSLTEPAQSSQQYCN is encoded by the exons ATGGCAGGCAATGGCCTGCCATCTCTGGGTCGTGTAAAGCTTACTGATCTCGTACCTTCTGAAGGCGTTCCTTCAGATTCTTACAAGCTATCAGTCTCTACTTTATCACAATCATTTGCTCAATATTCGGCTGCCATCATTCAGTTTCCAGCTAGTGATGGAGCTCTACTGAGATCCGGTTTAGATTCTGCTCACCTTTACTTCCAACAAAAGGCTGCATACCCACCGGAGGAGCTGATTCACACAAATGATTCTCGTGAGTGGTGCAAAACGTCAGGTTACTATGCTGACCCCCAACTATGGCAGGAAACGTATGATTACCGGCCTGGTCTAACTCCTACAGACCCCATCAATGGAATGGAGTTTCCTCCGGGCGGTTTGCCTGATATATTTAGTTTGCTCGGTAAGGCAGCTCGAGATGTACTGGATGCGATTAGCTATTACTTGAACTTGCGTAGCTCTCCCTTTACTGAAATACTCGATAATGTACCCTTAAGAAGCCGGGAAATTTCTTCTTCAGTATTATCCGTTTGTTGTCATGCAAGGCCTTCGTTTCCAGGGGCACAACACAACAATTTAACAACACCGGACGATGGTCAACTGATCATGGTTCCCGACCATGAGCACCAGGTTGATAAAAGTTTAATATCTGTTGTTAAGTCCGATAAAGCAGGTTTTCATGTACGGGATTTTCAAGGTCGGTGGATTCTTTTAGATGGGGACCTTGGTCCTCAAGAAGCTGTTGTTTATCCTGGACTCGCACTTTACCAAGCGACTGCAGGTTATGTAAATCCTGCCCTGCATCGTACCGAGACTAATAATATGTCGGGTAATATGTATGGAAAATGCTCTTTGGTTTTCAAACTCATGCCCAAATCTATGACTAGTCTTAGTTGCTCAGAGATGAGAGCAGCTGGTCACGGAGTTGAAGCTCAATTCCAGCTTCCTATACCAGTGGATGATTTCATGCAGAGATCTCACCCAACAGATCAGCTCTTTAATAGAAACACTTTCCCGAGTTTCAGTTACCCCCTGGCCCATGAAG GATCTATGAAGCCATTGATGAGAAGACGGAAGAACAATACGAGATGCAAGCCTCTACCTCCTTCCAAGAGATTACGGCTTGAGGCACAAAGAGTGCTTAAGGAAAGGGTTCAGGAGATTGCGGATAAGAAGGGCATCAAATTACGGTTTTGTAATCTAAAAGAGTGTGAGAATCACATTCATGCACTTGATAGTCCATGTGCCAATATAAGAATGGAAATTGGGTGGCCTCACGGAGTGCCGTTCGTTCATCCCCACGATCTACCTAATAAGGCCAAGATCGGTTTTCTTGAAGCATATGAACCTGGTTGGACAGCTACTCACGATATGGATTTAAGCCTAACGGAACCTGCACAGTCCAGTCAACAGTACTGTAACT GA
- the LOC108450345 gene encoding uncharacterized protein LOC108450345 isoform X1: MAGNGLPSLGRVKLTDLVPSEGVPSDSYKLSVSTLSQSFAQYSAAIIQFPASDGALLRSGLDSAHLYFQQKAAYPPEELIHTNDSREWCKTSGYYADPQLWQETYDYRPGLTPTDPINGMEFPPGGLPDIFSLLGKAARDVLDAISYYLNLRSSPFTEILDNVPLRSREISSSVLSVCCHARPSFPGAQHNNLTTPDDGQLIMVPDHEHQVDKSLISVVKSDKAGFHVRDFQGRWILLDGDLGPQEAVVYPGLALYQATAGYVNPALHRTETNNMSGNMYGKCSLVFKLMPKSMTSLSCSEMRAAGHGVEAQFQLPIPVDDFMQRSHPTDQLFNRNTFPSFSYPLAHEDQLNAGTGSMKPLMRRRKNNTRCKPLPPSKRLRLEAQRVLKERVQEIADKKGIKLRFCNLKECENHIHALDSPCANIRMEIGWPHGVPFVHPHDLPNKAKIGFLEAYEPGWTATHDMDLSLTEPAQSSQQYCN; the protein is encoded by the exons ATGGCAGGCAATGGCCTGCCATCTCTGGGTCGTGTAAAGCTTACTGATCTCGTACCTTCTGAAGGCGTTCCTTCAGATTCTTACAAGCTATCAGTCTCTACTTTATCACAATCATTTGCTCAATATTCGGCTGCCATCATTCAGTTTCCAGCTAGTGATGGAGCTCTACTGAGATCCGGTTTAGATTCTGCTCACCTTTACTTCCAACAAAAGGCTGCATACCCACCGGAGGAGCTGATTCACACAAATGATTCTCGTGAGTGGTGCAAAACGTCAGGTTACTATGCTGACCCCCAACTATGGCAGGAAACGTATGATTACCGGCCTGGTCTAACTCCTACAGACCCCATCAATGGAATGGAGTTTCCTCCGGGCGGTTTGCCTGATATATTTAGTTTGCTCGGTAAGGCAGCTCGAGATGTACTGGATGCGATTAGCTATTACTTGAACTTGCGTAGCTCTCCCTTTACTGAAATACTCGATAATGTACCCTTAAGAAGCCGGGAAATTTCTTCTTCAGTATTATCCGTTTGTTGTCATGCAAGGCCTTCGTTTCCAGGGGCACAACACAACAATTTAACAACACCGGACGATGGTCAACTGATCATGGTTCCCGACCATGAGCACCAGGTTGATAAAAGTTTAATATCTGTTGTTAAGTCCGATAAAGCAGGTTTTCATGTACGGGATTTTCAAGGTCGGTGGATTCTTTTAGATGGGGACCTTGGTCCTCAAGAAGCTGTTGTTTATCCTGGACTCGCACTTTACCAAGCGACTGCAGGTTATGTAAATCCTGCCCTGCATCGTACCGAGACTAATAATATGTCGGGTAATATGTATGGAAAATGCTCTTTGGTTTTCAAACTCATGCCCAAATCTATGACTAGTCTTAGTTGCTCAGAGATGAGAGCAGCTGGTCACGGAGTTGAAGCTCAATTCCAGCTTCCTATACCAGTGGATGATTTCATGCAGAGATCTCACCCAACAGATCAGCTCTTTAATAGAAACACTTTCCCGAGTTTCAGTTACCCCCTGGCCCATGAAG ATCAATTAAATGCTGGTACAGGATCTATGAAGCCATTGATGAGAAGACGGAAGAACAATACGAGATGCAAGCCTCTACCTCCTTCCAAGAGATTACGGCTTGAGGCACAAAGAGTGCTTAAGGAAAGGGTTCAGGAGATTGCGGATAAGAAGGGCATCAAATTACGGTTTTGTAATCTAAAAGAGTGTGAGAATCACATTCATGCACTTGATAGTCCATGTGCCAATATAAGAATGGAAATTGGGTGGCCTCACGGAGTGCCGTTCGTTCATCCCCACGATCTACCTAATAAGGCCAAGATCGGTTTTCTTGAAGCATATGAACCTGGTTGGACAGCTACTCACGATATGGATTTAAGCCTAACGGAACCTGCACAGTCCAGTCAACAGTACTGTAACT GA
- the LOC108449902 gene encoding uncharacterized protein At4g15545 isoform X2, producing MFSFSQRSKATEEETPSTMSQGGGAGAGVGGMEFDLSEEILAVIPTDPYEQLDLARKITSMAIASRVSKMETEIGRMRAKIFEKDRMIYELEEKVSRLQQANHEAESRLKLVFDENMKLAKERDSLAMTAKKLSRDLSKLETFKRQLMQSLSDDNSSQAETVDIGTCDQSVPKAYPDKDDGASDYMSLRSSNGSTDLGSTTDEASRYAGQRFSITPYITPRLTPTGTPKVISTNGSPRGYSTAGSPQRTSAATSPTKSQSDGRTSFSSWYPSSQQSSAANSPPRRGSLPARTPRIDGKEFFRQARSRLSYEQFSTFLANIKELNAQKQTRAETLRKAEEIFGTDNKDLFLSFQGLLNRNIH from the exons ATGTTTTCCTTTTCCCAACGAAGTAAAGCGACGGAAGAAGAGACACCATCTACGATGTCTCAGGGGGGCGGCGCTGGTGCCGGAGTAGGAGGCATGGAGTTTGATCTCTCGGAAGAGATTCTGGCGGTGATACCGACGGATCCTTACGAGCAATTGGATCTGGCACGTAAGATAACGTCGATGGCTATCGCCTCGAGAGTATCGAAGATGGAAACGGAGATTGGGAGGATGAGAGCAAAGATTTTCGAAAAGGATCGTATGATTTACGAATTGGAAGAGAAAGTATCAAGATTGCAGCAAGCGAATCATGAGGCCGAATCTCGATTAAAGCTTGTTTTTGACGAAAAT aTGAAGCTTGCAAAGGAGCGTGATTCATTGGCAATGACTGCAAAGAAACTTAGCCGTGATTTATCTAAG TTGGAGACTTTTAAGCGGCAATTGATGCAATCGCTGAGTGATGATAATTCATCT CAGGCTGAAACTGTTGATATTGGGACCTGTGACCAGTCAGTCCCTAAAGCCTATCCGGACAAGG ATGATGGGGCGAGTGACTACATGTCGCTTCGTTCTTCCAATGGTTCGACGGACTTGGGAAGCACAACTGATGAAG CTTCAAGATATGCTGGACAAAGATTTTCTATAACTCCATATATCACACCACGGCTGACACCTACTGGAACTCCAAAAGTTATATCCACAAATGGGTCCCCTAGGGGTTATTCTACTGCTGGGTCTCCTCAGAGAACCTCTGCTGCAACATCTCCTACCAAGTCTCAATCTGATGGGCGGACTTCGTTCTCCTCATGGTACCCATCAAGCCAGCAGTCATCTGCAGCTAACTCTCCTCCTCGTAGGGGCTCACTGCCAG CAAGGACCCCTCGAATTGATGGAAAGGAATTCTTTCGCCAGGCCAG GAGTCGACTTTCCTATGAGCAATTTAGTACTTTTTTGGCTAACATCAAGGAACTGAATGCTCAAAAGCAAACCAGAGCG gAAACTTTGAGGAAGGCAGAAGAGATTTTTGGGACAGATAACAAAGATCTGTTCCTATCATTTCAGGGATTGCTAAATCGCAACATTCACTAG
- the LOC108449902 gene encoding uncharacterized protein At4g15545 isoform X1 translates to MFSFSQRSKATEEETPSTMSQGGGAGAGVGGMEFDLSEEILAVIPTDPYEQLDLARKITSMAIASRVSKMETEIGRMRAKIFEKDRMIYELEEKVSRLQQANHEAESRLKLVFDENMKLAKERDSLAMTAKKLSRDLSKLETFKRQLMQSLSDDNSSAETVDIGTCDQSVPKAYPDKDDGASDYMSLRSSNGSTDLGSTTDEASRYAGQRFSITPYITPRLTPTGTPKVISTNGSPRGYSTAGSPQRTSAATSPTKSQSDGRTSFSSWYPSSQQSSAANSPPRRGSLPARTPRIDGKEFFRQARSRLSYEQFSTFLANIKELNAQKQTRAETLRKAEEIFGTDNKDLFLSFQGLLNRNIH, encoded by the exons ATGTTTTCCTTTTCCCAACGAAGTAAAGCGACGGAAGAAGAGACACCATCTACGATGTCTCAGGGGGGCGGCGCTGGTGCCGGAGTAGGAGGCATGGAGTTTGATCTCTCGGAAGAGATTCTGGCGGTGATACCGACGGATCCTTACGAGCAATTGGATCTGGCACGTAAGATAACGTCGATGGCTATCGCCTCGAGAGTATCGAAGATGGAAACGGAGATTGGGAGGATGAGAGCAAAGATTTTCGAAAAGGATCGTATGATTTACGAATTGGAAGAGAAAGTATCAAGATTGCAGCAAGCGAATCATGAGGCCGAATCTCGATTAAAGCTTGTTTTTGACGAAAAT aTGAAGCTTGCAAAGGAGCGTGATTCATTGGCAATGACTGCAAAGAAACTTAGCCGTGATTTATCTAAG TTGGAGACTTTTAAGCGGCAATTGATGCAATCGCTGAGTGATGATAATTCATCT GCTGAAACTGTTGATATTGGGACCTGTGACCAGTCAGTCCCTAAAGCCTATCCGGACAAGG ATGATGGGGCGAGTGACTACATGTCGCTTCGTTCTTCCAATGGTTCGACGGACTTGGGAAGCACAACTGATGAAG CTTCAAGATATGCTGGACAAAGATTTTCTATAACTCCATATATCACACCACGGCTGACACCTACTGGAACTCCAAAAGTTATATCCACAAATGGGTCCCCTAGGGGTTATTCTACTGCTGGGTCTCCTCAGAGAACCTCTGCTGCAACATCTCCTACCAAGTCTCAATCTGATGGGCGGACTTCGTTCTCCTCATGGTACCCATCAAGCCAGCAGTCATCTGCAGCTAACTCTCCTCCTCGTAGGGGCTCACTGCCAG CAAGGACCCCTCGAATTGATGGAAAGGAATTCTTTCGCCAGGCCAG GAGTCGACTTTCCTATGAGCAATTTAGTACTTTTTTGGCTAACATCAAGGAACTGAATGCTCAAAAGCAAACCAGAGCG gAAACTTTGAGGAAGGCAGAAGAGATTTTTGGGACAGATAACAAAGATCTGTTCCTATCATTTCAGGGATTGCTAAATCGCAACATTCACTAG